From the genome of Vibrio porteresiae DSM 19223, one region includes:
- a CDS encoding DNA cytosine methyltransferase: protein MQLKVNSFFSGAGGLDLGFEKAGFSIPFANEYDKDIWATYELNHPNTKLDRRSIVDIPSIEVPDCDGIIGGPPCQSWSEAGSRRGINDQRGQLFFDFIRILKDKQPKFFLAENVSGMLAPRHKEALDNIKKTFQDAGYDLFFKLLNANDYGVAQDRKRVIFIGFRKDLGVSYSFPEALDNKPKLKDCIMDLDGLAVPAISKSKPNPDTVIPNHEYMTGSFSSMYMSRNRVRAWNEPSFTIQAGGRHAPIHPSAPKMEKLEQNKFLFVDGFEYRRLSVRECARIQGFPDSFRFIYNDVSAGYKMIGNAVAVNFAYAIANSIKKSLENVLKLELVA from the coding sequence ATGCAACTAAAAGTAAACTCTTTCTTTTCAGGAGCTGGTGGACTCGACTTGGGTTTTGAAAAAGCTGGATTTTCAATACCATTCGCCAACGAATATGATAAAGACATATGGGCGACTTATGAGCTTAATCACCCAAATACCAAGTTAGATAGACGTAGTATCGTAGATATTCCTAGTATAGAGGTACCTGATTGCGACGGAATTATCGGTGGTCCACCGTGTCAAAGTTGGAGTGAAGCAGGCTCAAGAAGAGGAATAAATGATCAGAGAGGTCAGCTATTTTTCGATTTTATTCGTATTTTAAAAGATAAACAGCCTAAATTCTTCCTAGCTGAAAATGTTAGTGGTATGTTAGCACCAAGACATAAAGAAGCTTTAGATAATATAAAAAAAACATTCCAAGATGCTGGGTATGATCTTTTTTTTAAACTTCTAAATGCTAATGATTACGGCGTAGCACAAGATAGAAAACGAGTTATATTCATCGGATTTAGAAAGGACTTAGGTGTTTCTTATTCTTTTCCTGAAGCATTGGATAACAAACCTAAACTAAAAGATTGTATAATGGATTTAGATGGGCTAGCCGTTCCTGCAATTTCTAAATCTAAGCCAAATCCTGACACAGTAATTCCTAACCACGAATATATGACAGGATCGTTTTCTAGTATGTATATGAGTAGAAATAGAGTAAGAGCTTGGAATGAGCCATCATTTACTATTCAGGCTGGTGGGAGACATGCACCAATACACCCATCAGCACCAAAAATGGAAAAACTAGAACAAAACAAATTCCTATTTGTTGATGGCTTTGAATATAGACGGCTAAGTGTTCGTGAATGTGCTAGAATTCAAGGATTTCCAGATAGTTTTAGATTTATATATAATGATGTTTCTGCTGGTTATAAGATGATTGGAAATGCTGTTGCTGTAAATTTTGCTTATGCTATAGCAAATAGTATAAAGAAATCACTAGAAAATGTTCTTAAATTAGAATTAGTAGCATAA
- a CDS encoding coiled-coil domain-containing protein has protein sequence MTKQRLYHSNFNHHGHRRGKANRSRAHNLRAKAVLESLYTDKLEMNDICDFGLTKNNVLYIPDENGKLKLSNPEKGENLYNQITFKLDKEKKEYLANLESAFSDSNKAELSDKRAKAKAALKRYKDGSDGSESEFWQDLTDRLGSDEIDPETEIYNLKNCAAKIKRFNQKVQRLKELSDYNQLIGVKSRNTEYTVFSKELVYKFPDDTGLNVKPTDLANFVNGISKILYPDFSVNYLVVHLDENPDNPHAHIEYSGKNNQTGEMDIQQQVFLNLKRVYKKESKIFPFENINHYNDLTFTEVKKFGEVYQDYIFEKMNAFLKERKYEVNLEKRTAVEKLNDFEKFKDKFRPSQKREWTRAGKLKEQNKVAEEKLVETNENLAKNKTKIATQNMVIKSKKEEVEKIDIEIIDKVNILLKLNEKINDLNKKYEELKEAVKDALTSAYEYAVNDLKPSLFNYFKRQKQIKEIDSELGERLKNDAIDLQPNEEKKNAIKYNRN, from the coding sequence ATGACAAAACAAAGGTTATACCACTCAAATTTCAATCACCACGGACATCGTAGAGGTAAAGCAAATCGGTCTCGTGCTCATAATTTAAGAGCCAAAGCAGTTCTTGAAAGTTTATATACAGACAAATTAGAAATGAACGATATCTGTGATTTCGGTTTGACAAAAAATAATGTTTTATATATTCCTGACGAAAACGGGAAATTAAAACTATCTAATCCGGAGAAAGGAGAAAACCTCTATAATCAAATAACATTTAAACTGGATAAAGAAAAAAAGGAATACTTGGCTAATCTAGAAAGTGCTTTTAGCGACTCAAACAAAGCAGAACTATCTGATAAAAGGGCAAAAGCAAAAGCTGCATTAAAACGTTATAAGGATGGTTCTGATGGTTCAGAAAGTGAGTTCTGGCAAGACTTAACGGATAGGTTAGGCTCTGACGAAATAGATCCAGAAACAGAAATTTATAATTTAAAAAATTGTGCTGCAAAGATAAAAAGATTTAATCAAAAAGTTCAAAGACTAAAAGAATTATCAGATTATAATCAATTGATAGGAGTGAAAAGTAGAAATACAGAATATACAGTTTTCAGCAAGGAGTTGGTTTATAAGTTCCCTGATGATACAGGGTTAAATGTTAAACCTACGGATTTGGCTAATTTTGTAAATGGCATTAGTAAAATATTATATCCTGATTTTTCTGTTAATTATTTAGTTGTTCATTTAGATGAAAACCCAGACAATCCCCATGCTCATATTGAATATTCTGGTAAAAATAATCAAACTGGTGAAATGGACATTCAACAGCAAGTTTTTTTAAATTTGAAAAGAGTATATAAAAAAGAAAGTAAAATTTTTCCTTTTGAAAATATTAATCATTATAATGATTTAACATTTACAGAAGTTAAAAAATTTGGTGAAGTGTATCAAGATTATATTTTCGAAAAGATGAATGCTTTTTTAAAAGAAAGGAAATATGAAGTAAACCTTGAAAAAAGAACAGCAGTAGAAAAGTTAAATGACTTTGAAAAATTCAAAGATAAATTTAGACCATCACAGAAAAGAGAATGGACTAGAGCTGGTAAATTGAAAGAACAAAATAAGGTGGCTGAAGAAAAATTAGTAGAAACAAATGAAAATTTAGCTAAAAATAAAACAAAAATAGCAACTCAAAATATGGTTATAAAATCAAAAAAAGAAGAGGTTGAAAAAATAGATATTGAAATAATAGACAAGGTAAATATTTTACTTAAACTTAATGAAAAAATTAATGATCTTAATAAAAAATATGAAGAATTAAAAGAGGCGGTAAAAGATGCCCTGACAAGCGCTTATGAATATGCAGTAAATGATTTAAAACCAAGTTTATTTAACTATTTTAAAAGGCAAAAGCAAATTAAAGAAATTGATTCTGAATTAGGGGAAAGGTTAAAAAATGATGCTATTGATCTACAACCAAATGAAGAAAAGAAAAATGCCATTAAATATAACAGAAATTAA
- a CDS encoding helix-turn-helix domain-containing protein has protein sequence MNNIIENNKYKTYREDSQECPVILNRDKETGEIEAKQLSAPFFAFNKENYKSKVLLAREEPIANSIFEFFISEMDGTNAICISMATLEKLFKLSRRTLSRHIRVLVERKFIEIFKNGNMNIYAINAFIVWTKGDANLWKAKFKATIYLDYNEQTKKIKREYSKQITTK, from the coding sequence ATGAATAATATTATTGAAAATAATAAATATAAAACATATAGAGAAGATAGCCAAGAATGTCCAGTAATTCTAAATAGAGACAAAGAAACAGGAGAGATAGAAGCAAAACAATTGAGCGCACCTTTTTTTGCATTTAATAAAGAAAATTACAAATCCAAAGTTTTGTTAGCAAGAGAGGAACCTATTGCTAATTCTATTTTTGAGTTTTTTATATCTGAGATGGACGGAACTAATGCAATATGTATTTCAATGGCTACGTTAGAAAAATTATTTAAACTTAGTAGACGAACTTTATCAAGACACATTAGAGTTCTTGTTGAAAGAAAATTCATTGAAATATTTAAAAATGGAAACATGAACATTTATGCAATAAATGCCTTTATTGTATGGACAAAAGGTGATGCTAATTTGTGGAAAGCAAAATTTAAAGCAACTATTTATTTAGACTATAATGAGCAGACAAAGAAAATAAAAAGAGAATATTCAAAACAAATAACAACAAAATAA
- a CDS encoding recombinase family protein — MQKIIYPYVRFSSEQQSGGSSYKRQLGDILKYAKENGYTVNDSLELRDLGLSAYKADHIKKGSLGDFFDAIDTGIIETDGTAYLCVEQFDRLSRQSLDDASDVLRKILRSNINVITLMDKRVYTKESLNDLMSVMYSSMLMAQANEESAKKSERILKSFDARLDALHDGKQIQYVGIFPGWIDNKGTKKETNFVLNKKAEIVKRIFKMYINGISFNEIARTLNYEKTPQVAKKRQKNFTNLWSSAKVNHILKNRCVLGELYIRKTGDTFKNYYPQIISNDDWDIVQSMTKTKKTIKTSGRNSINIFTGKIFCSGCGQKYYFETDDKILKSGKKYYHMLKCSGRRGLQCKSASIKYDDFLISMPNMFGLIDTKPQDNSDKIKKIKEKIAEISSYSKSINEKLLLLEELNNNDELDFTIYLKESSKLQKQIRENDARIASFKVSISRLSSDNKLDYFDKNDPISIKKAKKFINENFAGFIISSDSRNCTALYNNGQIIYFKVKNSKIEKTKNIIEKADGFKEFFDLKEEVVQAYKNGTMDGRFSEILKATNFWGIETPEKYYTFE; from the coding sequence ATGCAAAAAATTATATACCCATACGTTCGGTTTAGCAGTGAACAACAATCTGGCGGTAGTTCTTACAAGCGACAGCTTGGCGATATTTTAAAGTATGCGAAAGAGAACGGCTATACCGTAAATGATAGTCTTGAATTGAGAGATTTAGGCTTATCAGCGTATAAAGCCGATCATATCAAAAAGGGCTCACTAGGCGATTTCTTTGACGCTATAGATACGGGAATTATTGAAACAGACGGAACTGCTTATCTGTGTGTTGAACAATTTGACAGGCTCTCACGACAAAGTTTAGACGATGCCTCTGATGTATTGAGAAAGATACTTAGATCGAATATCAACGTCATAACGCTGATGGATAAGAGGGTCTACACAAAAGAAAGTCTCAATGACTTAATGAGCGTTATGTATTCATCTATGCTCATGGCTCAGGCGAATGAAGAAAGTGCAAAGAAATCAGAACGGATTCTAAAGAGTTTTGACGCTAGACTAGACGCATTACATGACGGTAAACAAATACAATATGTTGGGATTTTTCCCGGTTGGATCGACAATAAAGGTACTAAGAAAGAAACAAATTTTGTTTTAAATAAAAAAGCTGAGATCGTAAAAAGAATATTCAAAATGTATATAAATGGAATCTCTTTTAACGAAATAGCAAGGACTTTAAATTATGAAAAAACTCCACAAGTGGCAAAAAAAAGACAAAAAAACTTTACTAACCTTTGGAGTTCAGCAAAAGTAAATCACATTTTAAAAAATCGCTGTGTATTAGGTGAATTGTACATTCGAAAAACTGGTGATACATTTAAAAACTACTATCCTCAAATCATTTCAAACGATGATTGGGATATAGTTCAATCTATGACTAAAACAAAAAAAACAATAAAAACATCAGGACGAAATTCAATAAACATCTTTACAGGAAAAATATTTTGTTCTGGCTGTGGCCAAAAATACTATTTTGAAACTGATGATAAAATTTTAAAGTCAGGTAAAAAATATTATCATATGCTTAAATGCTCTGGTAGACGTGGGCTACAATGCAAAAGTGCATCTATTAAATATGATGATTTTCTAATATCAATGCCTAACATGTTCGGTTTAATAGATACAAAACCACAAGACAATAGTGATAAAATCAAAAAAATAAAAGAAAAAATAGCCGAGATATCAAGTTATTCAAAAAGTATTAATGAAAAATTATTATTACTTGAAGAACTTAACAATAATGACGAACTAGATTTTACAATATATCTTAAAGAAAGTTCAAAACTACAAAAGCAAATAAGAGAGAATGATGCACGTATAGCCAGTTTCAAAGTTAGCATATCAAGATTATCAAGTGATAATAAATTAGATTATTTTGACAAAAACGATCCTATTTCAATAAAAAAAGCAAAAAAATTTATAAATGAAAATTTTGCAGGATTTATAATATCAAGCGATTCCAGAAACTGCACTGCTTTATATAACAATGGTCAAATCATTTACTTTAAAGTGAAAAATAGCAAGATAGAAAAAACAAAGAATATTATTGAAAAAGCTGATGGTTTCAAAGAATTTTTCGATCTTAAAGAGGAAGTAGTTCAAGCATATAAAAATGGCACTATGGACGGACGTTTTTCTGAGATATTAAAAGCAACAAATTTCTGGGGAATTGAAACTCCAGAAAAATATTACACTTTCGAATAA
- a CDS encoding helix-turn-helix transcriptional regulator, with amino-acid sequence MDKISNFNKVAETEYAFSTDSINLMYYDLPKHFCDEYRSYDSPRLCTIISGTKTVSINQSERFVYGKDQFILLPPHSNVYMSMPEYTKALVYEFSDHLIDDVSQKVSANLQIELAKDITYSTFFLDSISHRLTALQSRMQEIMAEEDANMKFLVDITCQELVYELMKIQGCHDIIQHHQHHPINKAIRLMNSNQGNHMSISDIAEEVDMSLSNFSQKFKLITNQCPKDYITKLRLKKSRQYLRNLSVTDTAYEAGYDNISHYIRLFKKEYGLTPKQYQLMEVR; translated from the coding sequence ATGGATAAAATTTCAAATTTTAACAAGGTAGCTGAAACCGAATATGCTTTTTCAACCGATAGCATCAATTTGATGTACTACGACCTACCCAAGCATTTTTGCGATGAGTATCGTTCGTATGACTCGCCTCGCCTCTGTACTATTATTTCTGGCACCAAAACAGTCAGCATTAACCAATCTGAACGCTTCGTTTACGGTAAGGATCAATTTATCCTTTTACCGCCTCATTCGAATGTTTATATGTCGATGCCTGAATACACCAAAGCCTTAGTGTATGAATTCAGCGATCATCTCATTGATGACGTGAGCCAGAAAGTGTCTGCCAATTTGCAAATTGAGCTAGCTAAAGACATTACCTACTCAACCTTTTTCTTGGACTCCATTTCTCATCGACTCACCGCACTGCAATCTCGTATGCAAGAAATCATGGCGGAAGAAGATGCGAATATGAAATTTTTAGTCGATATCACTTGCCAAGAACTCGTCTATGAACTGATGAAGATTCAAGGTTGCCACGATATTATTCAGCACCACCAACATCATCCGATCAATAAAGCGATTCGATTAATGAACTCGAATCAAGGTAATCACATGTCGATTTCAGATATCGCTGAAGAAGTGGATATGTCGTTATCAAATTTCAGTCAAAAATTTAAATTGATCACCAATCAATGCCCAAAAGATTACATAACCAAACTGCGGTTAAAAAAATCTCGCCAGTATTTACGTAATCTGTCGGTGACGGACACCGCTTATGAAGCCGGTTATGACAATATTTCCCACTATATTCGTCTATTTAAGAAAGAATATGGCTTAACCCCTAAGCAATATCAGTTAATGGAAGTTCGTTAA